The following are encoded together in the Stegostoma tigrinum isolate sSteTig4 chromosome 42, sSteTig4.hap1, whole genome shotgun sequence genome:
- the LOC125449394 gene encoding microtubule-associated proteins 1A/1B light chain 3C, with protein MAPSERTLDCRPFKERRSLAFRRSEVINIRRKYPNKLPVIVERYPKERSLPHLDRSKYLVPLELSLCQFMIIIRSRMSVTSSQAFYLMVDDRSLASTSLTMAEIYAEYVEEDGFLYMTYASQEMFGFP; from the exons ATGGCTCCCTCAGAGAGGACCCTGGATTGTAGACCCTTCAAGGAGAGGCGTAGTTTGG CTTTCAGGAGAAGTGAAGTAATTAACATCCGCAGGAAGTACCCCAACAAGCTACCG GTGATTGTGGAACGATACCCAAAGGAGCGATCCCTACCTCATTTGGACAGGTCAAAATACCTTGTACCTCTGGAACTCAGCCTATGTCAGTTCATGATCATTATCAG GAGTCGAATGTCTGTCACCTCGAGCCAAGCCTTCTATCTGATGGTGGATGACCGGAGTCTGGCCAGTACGTCCCTGACCATGGCGGAGATCTATGCGGAGTACGTGGAGGAGGATGGCTTTCTCTACATGACCTATGCCTCGCAGGAAATGTTTGGATTCCCCTGA